DNA sequence from the Myxocyprinus asiaticus isolate MX2 ecotype Aquarium Trade chromosome 3, UBuf_Myxa_2, whole genome shotgun sequence genome:
ACCAGAGAAGGATACCCTCCAACTTTATGACAAAATGGGCATTTGTACTCATTTTCGCCAAGAGAAATAGGTCCAGGAGAACTTCCATCCTTACAAATGGTAACATGAATCTAGAAgtagaaacaattttttttacatagttgAACCcacaaaatatacatacatatatacagtatatatgcagtgccttgtagtgttgtcacggtaccaaaatttcagtagtcggtacagataccagtaaaatttcacagttctcgataccaatttcgatatcacagcaaaaatatgctaattatgtgctactgaacacaccagtttagttatttttaattatttagtaatTATTTGAATAATTATAGTTTAGTAATTATTATTTGCCAGAacattttttaagtttaatttcatcatcaaaatggtgtctaatcaatacattcttaaaacttttaacaagtgaaaacagaacatttcaacgtgtcattgcattttttttttttttttttttgcatttagtgatattttgattaattattattattattactacagtgaatattacattttactatacagttgtaatatatttttattcaatttcaggcatctagattttattttgaatcgtgcttttatgaCGTGTTTTTTGCCGGATGCTTCACTTTTAAGGATAAAGAGTTCGCGAAACGGCCCAGTGTGATCACTGAAaacttttaagtcacgtctgaaatctcttctctttatactggcctttgagtctgacaaatgaaatgtaggacacagatttggagtgtttgtattttagtctactagtgtttgtgtttgtaaaactgtaaagcactttggtcaactctgttgttttaaatgcgatataaataaagctgagctgagattaaagcgcaaatgctgtgattttaattatataaataaactcagcaaaaaaagaaacatccctttttcaggatactgtattttaaagataattttgtaaaaatccaaataactttacagatctttattgtaaagggtttaaacaatgttttccatgcttgttcattgaaccataaacaattaatgaacatgcacctgtggaatggtcattaagacactaacagcttacagactgtaggcaattaaggtaacagttataaaaacttaggacactatagagacctttctactgactctgaagaacaccaaaagaaagatgctctggctccctgctcatctgcatggatgtgcctttggcatgctgcatggaggcatgaggactgcagatgtggccagggcaataaattgcaattaatttattcatcctgaaatgaccctccagcatgacaatgccaccagccatactgctcgttctgtgtgcgatttcctgcaagacaggaatgtcagtgttctgccatggccagcgaagagcccggatctcaatcccattgagcacatctgagacctgttggatcggagggtgagggctagggccattccccccagaaatgcccgggaacttgcaagtgccttggtggaagagtggggtaacatctcacagcaagaactggcaaatctggtgcagtccatgaggaggaaatgcactgaaatacttaatgcagctggtggccacaccagatactgactgttacttttgattttgaccccctctttgttcggggacacattattccatttctgttagtcacatgtctgtgaaacttgttctgtttaagtcttagttgttgaatctttttatgttcatacaaatatttacacatgttaagtttgctgaaaataaaagcagttgaaagtgagaggatgtttctttttttgctgagtttatatattttacatgtgctgcgtagttcacaatggataagtgctctgctctgtcatctcattcaacgtgaatgattctcaatgtctgtggagtttctagtggatgaccggtcagatttatttttaagtaatttatccacagtaagattgcagcctttagcggtttaatcaatcacactaggacatgtcacgattttaattcgattaattgtccatttcattgTACACACAATCAAagtaagcctgtgagcatttgaaagcagtcgtgtgtcagtcataccgCAAGCTGGTACCGGATATAGTCGGTGCTCGGTCAGAAACACtcgtatcgttacatctttttttattttagtatcgacttggtactgaagtaccggcacttttgacaacactagtgccTTGAAAAAGTACTCAGCCCCCAAAAGCTCTTGTGCAAGATACTGTCTTAAACACATCAAATTGGTTACTCTATAGTCTCCACTAGTGTTGGACTAGTTAGTCAGACCAGTGGCATcccggcctgaattgggcggGGGAGGATTGTGACGAggtggagggcgtggccgggccgtgatggagcacgggcggcgctgaatcagctgatcagcgggagagtgagataaagggcagccggagacacaccggttcgagagagagagacgcacgcggctgtgctgcatgtgtgtgtgtatgtttatgtttgttttatgttgagttttacattaaactttatgttgactgttcagccggtacccccctcctccttgcccatccttgaactgttacatggGCATTCAAAACAAGTGAGGGATATAATTGTGGAGCAGCACaaatctggggaaggatacaaGGCTATTTCAAAGGCAATGAACATACCTCAGAGCTCAGTGGTAGTCGCTCGTGAttgtcgctcgtcatttgcataaagttgacattttctcaacttgtgtTATTGCTCTCCATGGCGACCTCTGTCACCAATGGCCACGACAGGTCGTGTCGCCGGAAGTTGCTGtgctctcattaaaaatgaatgggatggtgTTGCTGTCTCGCACGATGTTGCTGCCGGTGTTAACGGGGCTTTAGTCACCGAACAAGAATGCCACTTGTCAGAGAGGCTCCTGCAAAACCAACCATCACTCTGACTGAGCTACAGAAGTCAGTGGCTGCGGCTGAAAATAATGCCCATGGCTCAACAATCTCAAAACTATTCCACAAAAAGGTGCTGTATGGGAGAGTGGCTAGGGAGAAAgcctttgccaaaaaaaaaaaaaaaaacataaatgcaaTACATCATTTGGAAGATACTGCAGAGCTCTTGTGGTTTGATGAGACTAAAGTGAAACTTTTTGGCTTAAACACTAAACAGTATGTTGGGTGCAAAGCCAAGACAGCACATTAGCCAAATAACACCATCCCTACAATGCACgctggtggtagcatcatgttaagggggtgcttttcagcagcagggactggcaATCTTTTTAAGATTGATGGGATAATTAACGCTGCAAAATACATGGAGATTTTGGATAAGAACCTACTCCCCTCTACCAGAAAGTGTAAAATTAGGAGGAAGTttgtttcagcaggacaatggcCCAAAGCACAAAGCCAGAGCAACACTGAAGTgacttaaaataaagaaaattgatGTCCTTCAGAGACCCagtcagagtcctgacctcatCCCTACTGAACATCTGTGGAGAAAACTCAAAATTGCTGTCCATCACCAAtcctggtggtggctgaggagagtcccctgttcactgtgtaaagcgctttgagtgtagtatcagaaaagcgctatataaatgtaactttcATTCATTCAATCCCCAACTAACTTGGTACAGCCTGAGAAATTTTGCAAAGAGAAATGGACTAATATTGTTCCATCACTTTCTACAAAGTTGATAGAGACTTATGCAAAAAGACTGATTGATGTAATAGCTGAAAAAGGTGGTTCAACCAAATTTTAAAGCAGGGGATTAATACTTATTGATtcttgacatttcagttattgttttttttttatgcttaaatgttttttttgggcCACACTGTTGCAGAATTCAGTGAttcacaaattaataaaaaaatctgttaaattacTCAATCTCAGGATGTGCAAATCATTTGTGTGAAATAATGGTTGGGGGTTGAGAATTTTTCCAAGgcaatataaactgtatatacactggcggtcaaatgtttggaataatgtacagattttgctgtttcagaagggaattggtactttaattcaccaaagtggcattcaactgatcacaaagtatagtcaggatattattgatcacaatttgatttgattacatcacaatttgaaaaaagtaatttttgatcaaatctagacagaccccatttccagtagccatcacctcaacaccttatccttgagtaatcatgcaaaattgctaatttggtactagaaaaatcacttgccattatatcaaacactgctgaaagctatttgtttcgttaaatgaagcttaacattgcctttgtgtttctttttgagttgccacagtatgcaatagactggcatgtcttaaggtcaattttaggtcaaaaatggcaaaaaaagaaacaactttctctagaaaaccatcagttaatcattgttttgaggaatgaaggctatacaatgcttgaattgcccaaaaaactgaagatttcatacaaaggtgtacactacactcttcaaagacaaaggacaacttgctctaacaaggacagaaagagatgtggaaggcccagatacaactaaacaagaggataagtacatcagagtctctagtttgagaaatagatgcctcacatgtcctcagctgacagcttcattgaattatacctgctcaacaccagtttcatgttcaacagtaaagagaagactcaggggtgcaggccttatgggaagaactgcaaagaaaagccacttttgaaacagaaaaacaaaaagaaaaggttagagtgggcaaagaaacacagacattggacaacagataattggaaaagagttttatggatcttaaccccattgagcttttgcgggatcagctagactgtaaggtgcgtgagaagtgcccgacaagacagccacatctatggcaagtgctacaggaagtgtgggttgaaatgtcacccgagtatctggacaaactgacagctagaatgccaaggatctgcaaagctgtcattgctgcacatggaggatttttttgatgagaattctttgaagtagtttattaagttctgaacatttttttcaaattgtaataataatttttcacattattaatgttctgactatacattgtgatcagttgaatgccactttggtgaataaaagtaccaatttctttccataagagcaaaatctgtacattattccaaacttttgaccaccagtgtgtgtgtgtgtgtatatatatatacatatatatatatatatacacacacacacacacatacatacagttgtgctcaaaagtttgcataccctggcagaaattgtcttttatttaaggatagtgatcatatgaagccatttattaccacatagttgtttggctccttttagggctgcacctaacgattatattttttatcgattaatctaacgattatttttccgattagtcgattaatctaataCTAATTTTctgattattctaaagattttttataattattatttgattaatataacaattaattaacccaaaacaaatatttaaaaaacttgtctcattaatatttcaatattttattaaatcatcttctcttaaacacaaacaaatgtacaagaaacaaagtgtgcactgcagggcattattctgcaacaaaaaacagtattactatgaatgcaaactttaatacagtgaaaaagacactctattagcataacataaatatatatataaataaataaaaatttccaacattcttttgagtgtccatgtactaaaataaatatttgatgccatgagtgtgccttcatttactattactattattttgaatggccatggaaaatgaagcaatgtgataattttacctggtcgcaaaaagtagtccgttaatttacctgatgaactttcaccttttgctgaccatTTATgattcgcagagctaatgtgtgcttctaaatcatttgcacctttattagcaactgacacataagtgccatcTTTACATGTCAAACATTCTGCTTctcacggatctcgacctggacgaaagcatgggaattttttgtgaaaATCTGTAAATTcacactttcgtttgggcattgtttccactcagctgtcatttgctgctactgtcaagcaactgttgaTGAACACTGCGCTTTGcatgttcgcggagagattgacaggcaggaatttggccaatagttgctgcaagcctcttataattgaccaattggtgtgcgagaaggcaggacttacaaagaggggttaaagcaatgcaaatatgcgtgcacacacaatgaagtattagaccagatgcacatcataatgcaactaaagccgaatcccggacattttcgcaaatttagaaatcccagcctgacgcttttttaaggtccgaaaaagaggacgtgtccgggaaaaagaggatgtatggtcaccctacattaGCAGCgctgcagaaattacttttaacatgggggcgatgaggaaacatttagaaaatcaatttaaagtgactactactaacagaaacacatgttgtaatactaatatgtcatgcttgggtggggacaaaaagtaagcaggacttacggtgctgccttgctgccgtcttgacaaagcgctctgggatgctttcgcttcaagtgttcgttcatggcggttgtactgccatttccaatttgcatagcttacacagcaccacattgttgggtctctggctaaaatactcccacgctttagatgaccgtaggtGAGTTTTTATTTAGCTTGTTCTTCaggggaatccatacttaaaccgggcgctgccattttaattactccattgcgacgcgctgacacatgttatgcaaatcgacgtatttctgtaatcgatgactTCGATTACGTTGATGAATCGTCCCAGCTTTAAAGTTGGACTTAAAGttgatgtaactttttctgtgttaaaatgctttctcctatgccagcttaaaatgcagataCAACATTAAGCAAgcaatttgtaggttaattttctcaaaaactgtaaactctGTGTCTCAGTGGCACTATAAAAAAGTTTGTTTGGAGCAACCATTTTCAAGAGTGACAATAACATTGACTTGACCAATGACgcgagttgggggcaggactatctctttgtttgaccaacagcagacGGGGTGgaatcagaaagctgttttgaaaaacaaagtttatttctgcaattctgttcggtggcgcttgttgcacagaaattacatacttcagctttaagcaaaCAAATGCAAGAACTTCAAAtagtgaagctattagcttaactaaatTTCTCAGTAGCTATGTGGAActttagtttttaaatcaagtaccTTTTCAGTAGCGATTAACAAAGCTTAATTTTTTATAAGGTAGCGGCATagcgttgacaaaagctacacatCTACATCATTCTGTGTACTCGGTGCTTGCTattgccagttttgaatcagaactaaagatgtcagaTTCACAAATGTATTACtaatttgagtcggttctttaaaatgaattggttaCGAGCGATAGCAAAGCGGTCTGAATTGGTTCACGATTCAATTTGAAAGACTCCAAAAACTCACATGCATGCTGCGGAATCGTTTGGAGCGGGCTCTCGTTTGCCAATTCTTGAGCAATAACACTGGTTACTGCTGATATTTATCTACAATCAAGCGAGCCATCTCAGAACCACTCACGCCAATGATCTGCTCTGTCTGTGCTATCTCTGGAGCACGTAGATGTGCACGAGTCCACCAGGCTTCCCCGACATTTATGCTCCAGAGACGGAAGAGCGTATAGTGGATCACTACCACGAATAGGGCTTCACTTGATatcgcagaccacaaaacttacgTGACCACAAAACTTACGTGACCCATTGAATTCTGCtgagaagtatttttttttatactttaaaacactatggaggaagtcaaacatctcaaagacaactCCGACATTATAAACTAGGCGTGAAAAAATGCATCGATCTATCAAAGAAATTTCAATGCAAACTGGATTTGATTATGGCGAAATTtacgtcacacatactgtgcgcgaAGCGATCTGCAACGCGGATGCgctaagtatactttggcctttatttTTAGGGAGTAAAATAATTTCCTGCAAATCATTCATACAAAAACATTGCGTACAGCACCTTTGATTCTAAATGTattatataggcctatattacattattttactcATTATCACAAGAATTCATGGTCTTACCTTTGATTATGACATTACAAATGGAAGAACTATTGTAAACATAAAGGTAGGGctgccccgaccaaagattttccttgtcgactagtaggagttaatttaagccattagtcgactagtcgcacatttatgatattaatttaattacttaaatatatttttggggggggcatcataaaatggtttgagttccagggctgagaaagaatgttataagtaacattgcgaACACTGTTCtatattacagagaaatactaaaccataataatgagcctttaaaagcATACGcatgaagcgagccgcagcgacaccagcaaaagcagtaatgattctgaatgtgtctgaAAAACCAGCAAAgacactgtctgaacattttgttaatttatagagagaaattcacattagggttgtgccgacagacgatgatctcggggatcgacgatggtcagagtgatcgccaatatcTGATGcgtttgacgatgtcaagacgatatttggctcattttcacctctattaaattattattattaggctattattattatcaaattaatattacaaataatttgcccgtagacacacagacacgcgctgaagaaacactttattatatgaCAGAAAAGCcctctatgcgcatgtatgacgcgctgatacggaggcgtgcagtctcgtggaacacgtgcatgtaaaaggttcttacTCTTTTGTTTCTGTCaattgtcaatttatttattttttttgcaagaacagtatcgtctatgagtgctgcataTGACCACAGACATCTGAGCTCAGGagttgctttgagttcagttcactttatttccacagagcagttcattgttaccaactctgcagcctatacatctgtgattaaaacatacattcacctcgaaccatgattaatatttcagtgattattatcatcattataattattatttttacatttataattgtttttatgtcttcatttgtgtaagtaattttccacctgcatgtttagatggatacttgcctgatggtaaatggaaaggggtgtatatatatatatattattcttttataacttcattattttataGTCTAGAATTTGATCATTAAGATCATGATAAAAAGAATGAATATCTGTTAAGGAGTAGGAACAAACAGTTTAACTAAAGCACAGTCTCACCACATAAAGGTGCTattttaatgtacagtcagaaattaataatattataactAGCCCTATAGAAATAATGAGTTAAATCAAGTTAGTCTAGCTTGATTTCCTaccttatataaataaaataaataaaaagtaattttcaAAATTGTTCTGTATTGTACTATACTGTgtcatggctttgataaacattatgtgaatacatttttctggttgaaaaaaaaaaaaaaatgtagcaagGTACTTTTgccgtgtagcttgtagtgtaacttgctactttctctagTGTagattttagcttagcttaaaaggaatattccgggttcaatacaagttaagctcagtcgacagcatttgtggcataatgttgattatcatgcAAAATTatgttgactcgtccctccttttaattacaaaaaagcaaaacttgttgtgttacagtgaggcacttacagtttgaatgaggccaatttttggagagtttaaagacagaaatgtgaagcttataatttttttaaagcacttacattaattattctattaaaactcatgtattatttgagctgtaaagttgtttaaactgtcatttttatAGTTGGTTTCAGGCTTTGGtgacattgcatcgtcatggcaacgaagttgtaaaattggatataactttacacagaaaaggttagtaagtgattttatcactcaaaaatcatgttaacatgcatattatttgtgtcttgtggctatttaaaatagtgagtattttaatgtttacggattggccccattcacttccacgagtgcttcactggaacccagatcattttatttaagaaaaaaaggtgcaagtcaaaattaatttttgtggtaatcaatattattcaaTATTgagaaggtgcactcagtaacttttgtctttgtgtcatcttggatttacactgacacctagcggcttggatgtagcatatcatttaaaataaaaagttttcagtttcagatgccattatagaaatgtattattcacagtcagccatgattactttaatcattgagtgaaagtgtcaaataacaggacggtcaCTGCGATTAAGCGAGTAGCATTCggcaggtcatgtgattctaacatggcagcccccatgtgtggaccctctccatgtagaataaatcagcttttataaggttactgatatgactggagtcttcattttaatgtaagtggtcatgatttcctacatatattgcaaaattacaattcatgtctttagaagttaaacttttttaatgaggaaaaaattactgagtgcacctttaacttgtactgaacccgaaatTAACTATTTTTTCAGTTCAGTAGgctagttggtagcttagctacattttttgagtagcttttCAACACGGTTTACAGTTATGACATTTAGAGTTTTTCAAATAGCAGTCCTTGTTATTATTCGATAGCATAATTTTTGCTGCTTTTTACCTTTTGCATGGTCGCTGCAGAACAATCCACCTCTCTCTGTTTCGTGTCCTGATCAGCTGTTTCCATACTGAGAGCGATCTCAAGTGCTCGTGAAAATGTGAGCCTGTGCTCCGAAAGCAGTCTTCGCTGGCATGATTTACTTTGTATTCCACTAACAAAACGGTCGCGCAGAGCTTCATCCAAATTTCCGCCGAACTCACACTTCGATGCGCACTGTTTAAGTTCGGCAACATATTGGGATACAGTCTCATGGGGTTTTTGTGCGCAACTTTGAAAGAGAAAACGTTCAGCAACTACCAACGGCTGTGTTTCGAAGTGAGATTTGAGAATGTCCACAATCTCCTCAAACGTTTTATCTTTTGGCTTCTCCGGATAAACCAAGTTTCGTAACAATCCATACGTTGACGCACCCATAGCACTAAGCAAAGTCGCTACTTGCTTTGTATCGTCCACATCGTTTGCTATGATGTACAGTTCCACACGTTCGATGTACGCTGACCAACATTCATTTTCCGGTTTATACTCGTCCAGTCTACCAATTTGCGCCATGATCCCAGTATCACCAAAATCTTTCCCTCCGTTTAACATTTCCAATTCTATGTTCTTCTTCTGTGGGTTTTCTGGCGGGCTGCAAACCAACTAAATAGGTGCATGCCGCCACCTACTGCGCTGGAGTATGACGAGGATAAAGTCTAGGAATAAAAGGATGATTTCCTATATTCTGTGTTTAAGACTTATATTGCATATAGTATATTCTGTACATCTTGAAGCTTGTAATTCTCTTATAAGTTAAATTCTTTCCtgttcatatttgatacatttaattaaaacatgttCAACAGTTTCCATTTCCTGGCATTTATCACATAAACCTGTGTTATGTTTGCCCATGATGTGAAATGTTGCTTTAAGTTTAGTATGCCCCATTCTTATGTGTGTGAGCATGACATGTTCCTCTCTGTTTAAGTTATGAGTAATTTGACCTTGCCTTACATTGCTTTGTATTTGATGGAAATGTCTGCCAGTCTGACATGTATCCCAGTACTTCTGCCATTTGTAATAGCAAGCTTCTAAAATCAAATGTTTCCCTTCCGCCCTGCTTGAATTGACTGTTAAGCTTATATTATCTAATTTAAGTgcttcctttgccattttacaaccccaattccaaaaaagttgggacagtatgaaaaatgctaataaaagcaaaaagcagttatttgcaaattatattcaccctttgctatattgaaagcactacaactaaacattatatgatgttttaccttgtgaatgtaatcttttttttcattttttttttcaattactatgcagatgattgcaacacactccaaaaaagatggggcaatttaagactaataacaatttgatgagttaaaataacaaagcaatgtgaaacaggagatgttaaacaggtgaggcaatcgtgtcatagtatataaggagcctccaaaaacagcctagtccttcaagagcaaggatcattcgagacttgtcaatttgccaatagatgcttctgcaaataatccagcactttgagaacaatgttctctaaaggcaaatataaaagattttgggcatttcaccctctacagtgcacaatatagttaaaagatttaaggaatctggtcaaatctcagtgcgtaaagggcaagacaaaaaccatttCCGAATGTGTGTGATctttgatccctcagacatcactgtcttaaaaaacaccattcatctgtaatggatatcattaacatgggtttgggattactttagtaaacctttgttagtcaacaccattcaccgctgcatctacagatgcaagttaatactttactatgcaaagcagaagccatacatcaacactgtccagaagtgctgctgacttcgctgggctcggtctcatcttagatggaaagtagaacagtagaactatgttttttggtctgaagattccacatttcaaatagtttttgaaaaacaaagccaaagaggaaaagggccatccaagctattatcagcatcaggtccaaaaaccAGTGTgtatatgggccaggggtgtgtcagtgcccatggcatgagtaactcgcacatctgtgagaacaccatgaatgcagacaaatatgtacacattttggagcagcatatactgccatccagcaccatcttttccaggaatgtcacaacattttcagcaggacaacttcaaaccacatactgtcaGAATAAGCAGAGAGTATGGGTGATAGAtttgcctgcctgcagtcctgaccatctccaattgagtatgtgtggtgcattatgaagcgcacaaatacggcaatgaagaccccgtaacaaacttgtgtcttcagtgcctaaatgcttgatAAGTGTTATaataagaaatggtgatgtttcacagtagtaaacactcgactgtacCAACTTTTttagagtgtgttgcaatcatctgatttgaaattactgtacataaaaaaaaaaaaaaagaaaagaaaaaatgaaattcacaaggtaaaacaatatacactatattgccaaaagtattcgctcatctgccttt
Encoded proteins:
- the zgc:165409 gene encoding uncharacterized protein zgc:165409 isoform X1, whose product is MLNGGKDFGDTGIMAQIGRLDEYKPENECWSAYIERVELYIIANDVDDTKQVATLLSAMGASTYGLLRNLVYPEKPKDKTFEEIVDILKSHFETQPLVVAERFLFQSCAQKPHETVSQYVAELKQCASKCEFGGNLDEALRDRFVSGIQSKSCQRRLLSEHRLTFSRALEIALSMETADQDTKQREVDCSAATMQKWLFFAVLPIRPAPLSLLFTVEHETGVEQIHVTICKDGSSPGPISLGENEYKCPFCHKVGGYPSLVAHVQTHEKCVVKFKGYKIYKCHLGCAGCGHYHCSFCFRIIIRKNLFSNHLQKCATVHLSTEAPNVCSGLSALKPASCPSAHNSSPVSAKCDPIPLTSSTNYPKPLTTTGLPVAFTLSLAPSTSGSSSHSATCIRQIDHKASETQVSSRTPLLLNFFTAPKTAVLYPTVTIPSDTQNNASANPAESISTCNKKITKSMLKRTTCCFCNKIFNKKNMKIHIQRRHSLSNLDVN
- the zgc:165409 gene encoding uncharacterized protein zgc:165409 isoform X2; translated protein: MLNGGKDFGDTGIMAQIGRLDEYKPENECWSAYIERVELYIIANDVDDTKQVATLLSAMGASTYGLLRNLVYPEKPKDKTFEEIVDILKSHFETQPLVVAERFLFQSCAQKPHETVSQYVAELKQCASKCEFGGNLDEALRDRFVSGIQSKSCQRRLLSEHRLTFSRALEIALSMETADQDTKQREVDCSAATMQKIHVTICKDGSSPGPISLGENEYKCPFCHKVGGYPSLVAHVQTHEKCVVKFKGYKIYKCHLGCAGCGHYHCSFCFRIIIRKNLFSNHLQKCATVHLSTEAPNVCSGLSALKPASCPSAHNSSPVSAKCDPIPLTSSTNYPKPLTTTGLPVAFTLSLAPSTSGSSSHSATCIRQIDHKASETQVSSRTPLLLNFFTAPKTAVLYPTVTIPSDTQNNASANPAESISTCNKKITKSMLKRTTCCFCNKIFNKKNMKIHIQRRHSLSNLDVN